The genomic segment GCCAACGAGCCGGTCGGCTTCGGCATTCCCGTGATGATCCAGGGCTCCTGGTCGCAGCCGCGGATCTACCCTGACATGGCCGGCATGCTGGACAATCCGGACGCGGCCTATGCCAAGCTGCGCGAGATGGGCAAGGGCCTGTTCGGCCCCGACGGAGCCGGGCTCGGCAATATCCTCGGCAGCCTCGGACTAGGTGGCACCGCCGCGCCGGGCGGCGGCAATGCAACCGGCAACGCCAATCCGCAAGGTCAGCAACCGGGGCAGAACAATCTGCTCGGCGGCCCGCTCGGGGAGGCGATCGGCAATCTGATTCAGCAGGGACTCTCCAGCGGCGCGGGGAGCGGCACCGGCACCAGCCGCAGCCGCAGCCTGCCGGCAACGCCCTCCACGCCGGCGCCGCAGGCCTCCCCTGCCGCTCCCGCCCTGGAGGACCCGCCGGTCGCGCAGCAGGACAGTCAGCCAATGAACGACGTGCTGCGGCAGCTGTTCAATCGATAGGCTCCCTCGTTCGAACGGATCGGGCTGCTACAATCGCCGCCGGTCCACCTGCCCAGGAGACAGAGGTAACCACACCGGCCGGTCCGCCGGCTGCATGACGGCCCTTCGGTCCGAATTATGGTAGAACGGCTTGGAAGGGCCCTGTACGGCCCATAGCGCGCGGCGTCTGTGGCGGCGCGAGAGGATCGGGATGGCAGGAGCGAACGACAAGACACGATCTCTGCGCGAGGGCCTGTTCGCCAAATACGTCGTCTCCCTCGTCGGCCTCGTCGTGTTCGTCCTCGCCGTCAACGGCGCGATGGAGACCTGGATCTCCTACCGCGCCACACGGACACAGCTGACCGACGGGCTGGAGGACAAGGCGCAAGGCGCCGCCCGGCGCATCGAGCAGGCGATTTCCGAGCTCGACCGCCAGATCAGCTGGGTGACGCGGGCGAGCCAGGACACGCTGGAGAAGCGCCGCGCCGACTACGCCTCGCTGCTGCACCAGGTCTCGGTCGTCAACCAGCTGTTCCAGCTCAACGGCGACGGCCGCGAGGTGCTCCGCGTCTCCCGGCAATCGACCACGACCGGCGGCAACGCCGACCTCTCCCGCGACATGCGCTTCACCGAGGCCGTCGCCCGCGGCGTCACCTACGCGCCGGCCTGGTTCGCCGACCGGACGCCGTTGATGTCGATCTCGGTGGCGCATTCCGGCTTCAATGCCGGCGTCACCGTGGCCGAGATCGACCTCAGCTTCCTCTCCGACTTCCTGTCCGACGCCCAGGTCGGCAAGGCCGCCTTCGCCTATGTCGTCGATCCGCGCGGCCGGGTGCTGGCGGCGTCGTCGAAGGGGCCCGAGATCGGCGCGGACCTCTCCAAGCTGCCGCAGGTGGCGGCCGCGATTGCGCCCGGTCACGAAGCCGACACGTCCGGCACCGACTTCAACGGCCATGCGGTGATGAGCGCCGCGAGCCTCGTGCCGAAGCTCGGCTGGAGCGTGCTGTTCGAGCAGCCGACCACGCAGGCCCTGATGCCGATCCGCGACCAGCTGGTGCGCATCGCGCTTCTGATCGGCATGGGCCTGATGGTCGCGATCCTCGCCGGCACGCTGCTCGCCCGCCGCATGATCATCCCGATCACGGCGCTGCGCGACGGCGCGCAACTGCTCGGCGCCGGCGATTTCAGCCACCGCATCGACGTGCACACCTCCGACGAGCTGGAAGACCTCGCCGGGCAGTTCAACCGCATGGCCGACCAGATCCAGGAGACCTATTCGAACCTGGAGACCAAGGTCGAGGAGCGCACCCGCGATCTCGCGCAATCGATCCACGAGCTGAAGGTGCTCGAGGAGGTCGGCCGCGCGGTGGCCTCCTCGCTCGATCTCAACGCGGTGCTCGCGACCATCGCCGCGCGCGCGATCGAGATCACCCATGCCGATGCGGTGCTGATCTACGGCTTCGACGCCGAGGCGCGCCGCTTCAACCTGGTCGAAGCCAACGGCATCGACACATCCGCCGAGGGCGCGCATGTCACCATCGCGCAAGGCGGCAACATCCTGAGCGATGCCGCCGACAGCGGCGAGCCGATCGCGCTGGCCGAGCTTATCGATGCCGCCGAGCAGCCGCTGCGCGAGGTCGCGCTCGCAGCCGGCTTCAGCTCGGTGCTGGTGGTGCCGCTGATCGACCAGCAGGGCACGCTGGGCTCGCTCGTCGTGCTGCGCCGCGCCGCCGGCGCGTTCGCGCCCAGCATCATCGGCCTGATGCGCACCTTCGCCAACCAGGCGGTGCTGGCGATGCGCAATGCGCGCCTGTTCACCGAAGTCGACCACAAGAGCCAAGCGCTGGAGGCGGCGAACACGACGGTGCGCGCCCAGGCCGACAAGCTCCGCGAGCAGACCGAGCAGCTCAAGGACTGGAACAAGTCGCTGGAGGAGCGCGTCAGGACCCAGCTCGGCGAGATCGAGCGCATCCGCAAGCTCGAGCGTTTCCTGGCGCCGCAGGTGGCGCAGCTGATCGCCTCCTCCGACAGCCCCGAGGGACTGCTGACCAGCCAGCGCCGCGAGGTCACCGTGGTGTTCTGCGATCTGCGCGGCTTCACCGCGTTCACGGAAGCGACCGAGCCGGAAGAGGCGATGAACGTGCTGCGCGAATATCACGCCGCGCTCGGCCAGCTGATCTTCAAGTACGAGGGCACGCTCGACAAATATGCCGGCGACGGCGTGATGATCCTGTTCAACGCGCCGATCCAGTTCGAGGACCACACCAAGCGCGCGGTGAAGATGGCGGTGGAGATGCGCGACACCATCGGCCCCTTGACCGAGCGCTGGCGCAACCGCGGTCACAGCCTCGGCTTCGGCATCGGCGTCGCGCTCGGCTATGCCACGCTCGGCCAGGTCGGCTTCGAGCAGCGGCTGGAATATGCCGCGATCGGCAGCGTCACCAACCTCGCCTCCCGCCTCTGCAGCGAGGCCAAGCCGAACCAGATCGTGGTCAGCCGCCGCGTCTACGGCATGGTCGAGCCCTGGGTGGAGGCCCGCGCCCTCGACGATCTCCAGCTCAAGGGCTTCAATCACCCCGTGCTGGCGATGGAAATCCTGAGCTGGCGCGAGGCGGTGGAGAACGTGGTGGATGCCGCGGCGGTGCGGCGGAGGGGGTAGCCGAACCAAAAATGCGAAAACAACCCCATGCACAGTAGGCAGGGGTTGCGAAATCAATGACTTACGGCAGGCCCTGCGCGAGCCCACGCGATTTGCCCCGTCAGTCGAAAACACCGGCAGATTGGCAGCATCCCCGGACGCCTCCCACGAACCACTTCCCTCCTCCCCGCGACCAACCATCGCCTCAACGGCGAGGTTGTTTCTGGGAGACGATTCGTGACGCTTGCGCTGCCTTCGCGTGCCTATGATTTGCAGATGCTCGACCGGCCCGCGGATCGCGCGCGCGATCAGGGCTGGGTGTTTGGGCTGCCGCCGGGCATTGCATCCGAGCAATGGCCGTTCGATCCCGTCACCGGCTATCCCTTGATGCACGGCTTCACGCTGCTGTTGCCGGAGGATTATCGGGTGCATGGCGAGGACATCGTCGCATTGTCGTTCTTCGCCACGGCGCCCGATCACAATGACGGCGGCGCGCCCGACGATCCCGAGATTCGCGAGGCGGTGCTGGCGCGGCCATCGCATCCGCGCCTGTCGCGCATGACCGACATTCTCGACTACGCCTATGCCGCGCTGCTGCTGACGCGGGCCGAATATGACGGCGCATTCGCCGCGCCGCCGGCGCCGCTTGCGCTGGCAACAGTGGAGCGGCCACGCTGGCTCGACGTCGGCGGCGCCAGCGCCTTCTTCGAGGCCGCGCCGGCTTACGCGAAGAAGATGTTTGCGGCCCCGCCGCGCGCCGATCTCGGCGAGACGCGCGCGATTGCGCTGTCGCCGCGCGCTGATGATCCCAACGCCGGCAAGGGCCCGCAGGACGAGTATGTGCGCGAAAATCCGCCGACCGGCTATCAGCCTTATTACTACTATGTCGGCGGCAAGCCGGGCCGCGACAATTTCCGCCTGCACGACTGGGCCAGGGATCACGCCCCCAACCATCTCGGCGGCACCATGCGGCCCTGCCAGGCCGTGCCGGAGATGAGCCCGTTCTACATCGAGTTCGAGGAGTATTTCGGCGGCTACAATTTCGGCGGCGGCAACGCGCAGCTGGACTTTAGGGATATGAAGTTCGACTGGGCGTGTGGGTGATCACGCCCCCCGCTTCGGCCCGATCGCCTCGAACCCGGCCTTTTGCTCGTCGCTCAGATCGGCCTGGAAATCGTCGAGCGCGTCGGCGATTGCGCCGACGGCTTGCAGCATCGCCTGCAGCCGCGTCTTCACGGCGGCGAGGCGGGCCTGCTGGGTTGCGGCGGGCTCGGTCGGGCAGGCGCTGAGCGTCTGCATGGTGCGGAGCGTGGTGTCCTGCAGCACCTCGAAGCGGGCGCGGGCGACCTCGTCGAGGTGGAGCGTGGCGGCGATGTCGGCGGCGGGCCATTGCTGCTGGACGAGCTGCTCGTATTGGCGCTGCGCATTCTCGTCAGCAAGAGGATCGTAGTCCGCCTGGCAGGCCTTGGCCGCCTGCGCGTCCCTGGATGCGTCCTTGCTCGCGGTCCTGTCAGCGTTTTTGGACTGGTAGGACGCCAGCGCGGCGCGCCGTTCATGCGCGAGGGCGTTGAGCCGGGCTTTCTGGTCGTCATTGAGCAGGCCGACGAATTTCGACAGCGGCGCTTCCATGGCGTCGACGGCCTTGATCATGGCCTCGATGCGCTCGCGCATCAGGCCGAGGCGCTCCGCCGCACTCGCAGGGACCTGCGCCGGGCAGGCGGTGCGGATGGTGTCGCGCGCGGCATTCCAGGCGGATGAGAGCTCGTCGAGCGCGGTACGCTGCGCTTCGTTCGGTGCAACGGCGCTCGCGATGCGCTCGACCGGCAGGCCGCCGGTGTCGCTGGCCTCGCACATCGTTTCCGCGGCCGGAATTCGTCGCGCGCGACGGCCTTGCGGCACGGTGTAGGCGGCCAGCTCGGTGGCGGCATAAGGCGTGAACAGCGCGGCATAGATGTCGCCGTAGCCGTAGAGCGAGAGGCTGGTGGTGTCGCCGAAGATGATCGCATTGGTGAGATCGTCATGCGCGAACGGCCAGAACACCGGGCCGACCCAGCCGTAGCTGCCGTCGGGATGACGCCACCAACCCTGCGGACGGCGGCCGCCTTGCCATCCCGCCAGCGCAGCCTGCGCCGTGAGGGCCGCACGCAGCACGTAAGGGTTCGATAGCTGGCCGCGCTCGGCCCCGCGCGGGTCTTGCGACCTCAGCGCAGCGGAGCGGTAGCGGCCACCGCGCACCGCCATACGGGAATGGCGCAGGCGCGACAGGCCGATCACGTGGCCGACGGCGAAACGCGCAACTCCGAGCGGACCGCCGCGCAAGCCGAACTGCGCCTCAGCCCTACCAGGCAGCAGCACGGCCGCAATCAGCAGGGTCGCACCGGCGAGCGCCAATCCCATGCGTCCCGGCATGATCGCTGACCTAACCACGGGCTTGATCACGTCCCTCGCTCCCGCGTGCGCAATGCGTCGCATCTCAATGACGCGCGAGGGAACCGAATGTTCCAGACAGACACAGGACAATGCGTCGCAACGCTGGCCGGCCAATGCCGGTGCAGTGTCACTCCGCCTTTTGCGGCATCACGAAGGTCTGGCCGGGATAGATCAAGTTGGGGTTGTGAATCTTGTCGCGGTTGGCCTTGAAGATCACCCCGTAGCGGGCGCCGTCGCCGTAAGCGAGCCGGCTGAGCGCCCAGAGGCTGTCGCCGCGGGCGATGATCCGGCTGCCGCCGGCCTCGGCCGGTGCGGCGGTGAGCGCCTCCGCGGGCGAGGCCGATGCGACCGCAGTGCCCGCCGGCGCATGCGCGAAAGGTGCATGCGTGAAAGCTTTGGGCTTCGGCGCGCCGATCAGTTTCGGCCGGGCCGCTTGCTTGTCGGGCACCGAGGCCAGGCGCGGCGAGGCCGACGGCAGGGCGGCGACGACATCCGATTTGTCGTCGGGCTTCTCGGCCTGCTTTGTCTCCTGCTTCGCGACCGGTGGCGTGCGCGCGGGCGGCGGCGCCGCCGCGGCGATGGTGACCGGCATGGTCCGGCCGGATTCGGTGACCGTGCCGTCCGGTGCCTTGGCCCGGAGCGTCAGGTCGTAAGAGCCGGCGGGCAGTTGCGGCGGGGTCATCACGAACTGGCCCGAGGCATCCGCAACCACGCTATCGAGCGGCTTGCCGTCGCGCAGCAGCTCGACCCTGGCACCCGGCGTGGCGCGGCCGGCAATCACCGCCGCCTCGCCGTGCTCGTCGACGCGGGCGACGTCGAAACGGGGGCCGGCGTCCGCAACCGGCGCCGGCGGCTTGACCGGGACGAGATCGCCGAGCGCGGCCACCTGCTTCTGGGTCTCGGCCAGCGGGCCCGCATTCGGCTCGGGAGCAGGCGGCGCGCTGCCGGCGAGCTTCGGCTGTTCCGGCTCGAGCCCAGGCTTGGATTCTGGCTTGGACTCTGGCTTGGACTCAGGCTTGGACGTGTCCGGCTTGGACTCCACCTTGGCTTCAAGCTTGGGCTCGACCTTGGCCTCGATCTTGGGCTCGGCCTTGGCCTCCGGCTTGGCAGCGACGGTGACCTTGGTCCCGTCCGGCAACAGGCGGCGCAGCTCGGTCGGGCCGATCACCAGCGCGGTGCCGACCAGCGCGAGCAGACAGAAGGCGATGAAGGCCTTGGATGCGGTGATCATTTGAAAAGGACCTTGGGTGGCAAATCAGCCGAGGCCGGCAAGGTGCGCCGATTTGGCTGCCGCAGCAAGACTGCCGATGGGATTATGCCTCCGCCGAGGCGCGCGGGATGAACCGGCGCGACCATGCGGGTGTCCAAGTATCAAGGCCGCCTCGCGGCATTCTTCAAGGGAATTTTTGCCGTGACCGTATTTTCCCGTGCCGCGCGATCGCTGGCGCTGGTGCTGACGCTGGCCGCTTCACCCGCTTTGGCCGCCTCCGGCCCGCCGCCCGGTTACATCCTCACCGACGATGCCGATCTCGCCTTCACCTCGCCCGACGGCGCCACCAGGCTCGAGCAGTACATGAAGGAGGGCGAGGATTTCGACATCACGTGGCAGGTCTGGGCGCGGCGCGGCGAGGAGATGCGCGAGCTGAAGCCCGAGCAGGGCTATCCGGCCGGCTTCCGTTTCACGGCCGACTCGCAATGGCTGGTGCGCATGCAGAAGACCGGCTCGGGTGAGCAGGATCTCTTTCTCTACCATGTCGAGAACGGCGCCTTCGTCAACGCGACGAAGACATCGCTCAGCGATCTCGCCTGGGCCTATTTCCACAGCCGGCCCGACACGAAGAACATGAAGCTCGACTACCACATCTCGGCCAATCTGATGAAGGGCACCGAAGATGGGTATCGCTGGCTCGGCGTCGACTGGCCCAACAACCGCTATCTCCTGATCTCGCTGTCGGGCGAAATGGACAAGCATCCGAAGAACGTCGCGGTGAAGGGATTGGCGGATTGGAAATGCCGGTATGACCTCAAGACCGGCAAGTTCGACGTCCCGGCGATGTTCGCCAAAGGCAATGCGGAAGCCTTGAGGTGGGAAATCAAGCGCTGAGGGTCCCGCGGTCTCGCCGCAATCTCCCGCGCGATGGAACCAACCCTCTGATTTCGTTCCGATTCATGTTTTCCTAACCCTTTGTGGTAACTGGGTCTTGTCGGTTTTGCAGCATCTTGCATCCCACGGGAGGACTGGGATGGGCGCATCGATCCGATGGACCGCGCGAACGCGCGCGTTGCTCCGCCGTTGGCGCGGGGCGCCGCTGACGTGGCTGATCGCCGGCGGCTTCGTGCTGATGCTTGCGACCGCGATCGGCACCGCGCTCACCGTCGACCGCTTCCGGCAAAACGCCATCGAGAGCGGCCGCGACAGCCTGGAAAACGCCGTCCGCATGCTCGCCCGGCATTTCGACCGCCAGTTCGAGGACTTCGCGGTGCTGCAGAAGAGCATCATCGCCGAGCTCGAGAGCCACGGCATCGAGTCCGCCGAAATCTTCCGCAGCGAGATGGGCACGCTCGCCGTGCACGAGGTGCTGCGCGCGAAAGCCAGCGGCTGGTCCGACGTCGCCGGCGCCAATCTGTTCGATTCCAGGGGCGTGCTGATCAACTCGTCGCGGCAATGGCCGGTCGCCGACATCTCGGTCGCCGACCGCGGCTACTTCAACCGTCTCAAGGACGATCCGGCCGCGCAGGAGGACGTGGAGGTCGTGCCCGGCCGGTTCGGCAGCGGACCGGCGATCGTGTTCGCGCGGCGCGTCTCCGGACCGCACGGCGAGTTCCTCGGGCTGGTCACCCGCGCGATCGCGCCCGAGCAGCTCGAATCCTTCTTCGCCTCGACCGGGCTCGGCGAGGATTCCTCGATCGCGATGCACCACCAGAACGGACAGCTGCTCGCCCGCATTCCGCATGTCGAGGCGCTGATCGGTCAAAACTTCCGCAACGGCACGCCGGAGCAGATGGCGGTGTTCGCGCGCACCTTCGTCACCACCCAGCTGGCAAGCCCGATCGATGGCAAGGACCGCATCGTCGCCTCGCGCCTGCTCGCCGGCGAGCCGCTGGTCGTGGTCGCGACCAAATCGCTGGATGCGACGCTGGCGACCTGGCGCACGCAGACGAAATTCTTCGTCACCATTGCCGTGCTGTCGATCGGCCTCCTGGTGCTCACGCTGTTTCTGATCTTCCGCCAGGTGACGCACCGGCTCTCGCTCGAGAAGCAGCGGCTCGACACCGCGATGAACACGATGACGCAGGGCCTGTTGATGTTCGACCAGGACGAGCGGCTGATCGTCTGCAACCGCCGCTACATCGAGATGTACGGGCTCTCGGCCGCATTGGTGAAGCCCGGCGTCCACTTCCGCGACGTGATCCGGCACCGCCGGGACACCGGCTCGTTCGAGGGCGACGTCGAAGCCTATTGCGACGACATCCTGAGCAATATCGGCCGCACCCAGAGCGCCGTCGTGGAAACCGCCGACGGCCGCCTGATCGAGATCAAGAACCAGCCGGCCGCTGCCGGCGGCTGGCTCGCCACCCATGACGACGTCACCGAGCGCATCCGCGCCGACGAGCGCATCGCCCATCTGGCGCATTACGACGCGCTCACCGATCTGCCCAACCGCGTGCTGCTGCGCGGGCATCTGGAGCGCCGCGTCGCCGAGCTCGCGCAAGGCAAGCCGTTCGCGATCCTCTATATCGACGTCGACGAGTTCAAGGGCGTCAACGATTCGCACGGGCACGAGGTCGGCGACGAATTGCTGCGCCAGGTGGCGAGCCGCCTGCGCGCCTGCGTCAGCGGCAACGACATGGTCGCGCGGCTCGGCGGCGACGAATTCGCCATCGTCAAGGCCGCGACCTCCGATCCGGCCGAGCTGACGGCACTGGCGGAAACCATTCTCAAGGCGTTGCGCGCGCCGGTTGACTGCAAGGGGCAGGAGATTCCGACCGATGCCAGCATCGGCATCGCCATCGCGCCCGATCATGGCGACAATCTCGACGATCTGCTCAAGCGCGCCGATCTGGCGATGTATGCGGCGAAGTCGGAAGGCCGCCGCACCTTCCGCCTGTTCGCCCCCGAATACGACGCCAAGGCGCGGCAGCGCCGCCAGCTCGAGCTCGACCTGCGCCAGGCGCTCGCGCGCGGCGAGTTCGAGGTGCACTACCAGCCGCTGGTCGACCTCACCGCCAATGTCGTCACCGGCTGCGAGGCGTTGCTGCGCTGGCGCCATCCCGAGCGCGGCATGGTTTCGCCGGCGGAGTTCATCCCGGTCGCAGAAGACACCGGCCTGATCGGCGAGATCGGCGAATGGGTGCTGAAGCAGGCCTGCGTTGAGGCCGCCTCGTGGCCCGGCCCGATTCACATCGCGGTCAACGTGTCGCCGCTCCAGTTCCGCTCGCGCACGCTGGCGCTCAAGGTCGCCGCCGCGCTCGCGGAGTCCGGGCTCGCGCCGGGACGGCTCGAGCTCGAGATCACCGAGACGGTGCTGATCCGCGACGACGCGGAGGCGCTGGCGATCCTGCAGCAATTGCGCGAGCTCGGCGTGCGCATCGCGCTCGACGATTTCGGCACCGGCTATTCGTCGCTGAGCTACCTGCACCGCTTCCCGTTCGACAAGATCAAGATCGATCGCAGCTTCATCAGCGACATCGGTCAGTCCGAAGATTCCTCGCCGATCGTGCAGGCCGTGGTGCACATGGCCGCCGCGCGCCACATGGCGACGACGGCCGAAGGCGTCGAGACCGAAGCGCAAGCCGAGGTGCTGCGCCGGCTCGGCTGCAGCCAGATGCAGGGCTGGCTGTTCAGCCCGGCGGTCCCGGCGGCGAAGCTGAAGCAGCTGCTCGCGGCGCAGGCGGTCGCGGCTTAGGGCGGCGGCTCCCTCATCGGAGACGTCCGCAGCCGCTCATCCCCTCACCGCCTGCCTTGAAAATTTAGGATCAAACCTTGCGCCTTGCGGTTATCGCCTCGCTGAGACGGTCGGGAACTCCGGCCGACGGGCCCTAGTCGACATTGCATCACGCGCACCACAGGCGGCTTTTCGCCCGCACTGTCGCGCGCGCGTGCGTGAAACGAGCGAGGTGACATGGCGATCTTGGCGTTCAGAATCTTGGCGTTCAGAATGATCCCTCTCGTCGCGGTTGGGGCCCTGATCGGGCTCGCCGCGGAGGCCCGCGACGACGGGCGCTACGCAAACTCTCCCCTCAAGGGCTGGTTCGAGAGCCTGAAGAGCAAGGGCGGCGGCCCCTGTTGTGCCGATGCCGACGGCACCGCGCTCGACGACGTCGACTGGGAGACGCGGGACGGACATTACCGGGTGCGGCTCCTCGGCAACTGGGTCGAGGTGCCCGACGACACGGTCATCACCGAGCCCAACCGCGCCGGGCGCACCATGGTCTGGCCTTATTACGTCAACGGCCGTCCGATGATCCGCTGCTTCATGCCGGGCAGCATGACGTGATCCGGGACGAGGGTCCGCAAGGCCGGTAAGCTCACATCGATTGTCGAGCCGCCCGCACTTCGGCGAATTCGGCGTCGGGGTGGCTGACGATGGTGGCGACCCAGATGCCGCTGATGATCAGCGACCAGGCGGTGTTCCAACAGATCCAAAACACGATCCAGCCTCCCTCTTCCTTTTCTCACGCGGCAAAGCGATGGCGCCGTTCCCCACGCCAGGCCGCCGCGATGGCGGGCGGCGAGGCGCTATTTTGGTTTGGTCGGCGGCGGCGCCCGGTCGGTTTGGCCGGTGTGGCGCTTTGCCACGACGTCCTCGTCGCGCTCGCCCTCGTGCGGGCGCGGCGGAGGCCTGGGCTGGCCGGCCTGACCGCCATGCTTGCCGCCCATGTCTGGCTTGCCTTCGAGATCGTTTTCGCGGGGCATGCCGGTTCAATGCGTTCGCAGCGCATTGGTTCGCAACGGCATCGACTGTTTCCCGCCCTGTGAACGGCCTCATAGAACCGCCGCTCTTTGCAGTGCAGGATGGCGGACGCGGCCCTCGGCCTCGCAGCTTGCACCGACGGATTGGCCTGATGCGAAAACGCCTCATCCTCTGGACGCTCATGACGTCCGCCCTGGTCGCGGTGACCGTGTGGACCATGCTCGGGCCGCCGGACCGCCCGCCGTGGCCGCATTTGCCGTCCCGCACTGCGGCGGTGCGCTGACCCGTCATCCCGCGACCGATGCGATTTCGGCATCGATCGATCCCATCTGGATTTTGGTGCGGCGGCGCGTCTCCCGCTATCCTCGCGGCAAAACGACCACGCCGCGAGCCGGCTTTCAGGAGGAGCCCATGTCGAGATCGATCCGACGCATCGTATCGCGCGTGCCAGGCGCTGCGATCGCCGCAACCCTGTTCGCTTCTCTCGCCCTCGTTTCTGGAGTCCGTGCCGGCATGGCCGAAACCTTCGCCTATGTCGGCAATGCCGACAGCAACGACATCAGCGTGTTCAAGATGAGCGAGAGCGGCGAGATGACGCTCGTGCAAACGGCCGCCTTCAAGGGCGTCGAAAAGCCGGGCTCATCGACACCGCTCGCGATCACGCCCGACCACCGCGTGCTGATCGCCGGAATCCGCTCGCAGCCCTATGTCGCAGTGAGCTTTGCGATCGATCCCAAGACGGGCGAGCTCAGCCATCTCGGCAACGGACCGCTCGCCGACAGCATGGCCTATATCGCCATCGACCGCAGCGGCAAGTTCCTGTTCAGCGCCTCCTATGGCGGCAACAAGGTCGCGCTGAATCCACTGTTTGGCAACGGCGTCGCCGGCGAGCCCAAGCAGGTGATCCCGACCGGGCTGAACGCCCACGCCTTCCTGCCCTCGCCCGACAACCGCTTCGCGTTCGCCACCAATCTCGGCTCCGATCAGGTGCTGGCCTTCGCGTTCGATGCCGCAGCCGGCACGCTGACGCCGAGCGATCCGCCGGCGCACAAGGTGCCGGAGAAATCGGGGCCGCGGCACTTCGTGTTTCACCCCGGCGGCAAGTTCGTCTATCTCCTCCACGAGCTGAACGGCGACGTCGCAGCATTCACCTATGAAGCCAGGAGCGGCGCCTGGGACGAGATCCAGCGCACCACCGCGCTGCCGGACGGGTTTTCCGGAAAACCTTGGGGCGCTGACATCCACATCACCCCGGACGGCCGCTTCCTCTACGCCTCCGAGCGCACCACCAGCACGCTCACCGCCTACAAGGTGGACGGCTCGAGCGGCAAGCTGACCACGATCGGCAGCGTGCCGACCGAGAAGCAGCCGCGCGGCTTCCAGGTCGATCCCGCCGGCCGCTACCTCGCCGCCGTCGGCGAACTCTCCGACAGCATGACGGTCTATGCCATCGACCAGGGCAGCGGCGCGCTGGCCAAGCTGAAATCCTACCCCACCGGCAAGAAGCCGAACTGGGTCGAGT from the Bradyrhizobium sp. WBAH42 genome contains:
- a CDS encoding lactonase family protein produces the protein MSRSIRRIVSRVPGAAIAATLFASLALVSGVRAGMAETFAYVGNADSNDISVFKMSESGEMTLVQTAAFKGVEKPGSSTPLAITPDHRVLIAGIRSQPYVAVSFAIDPKTGELSHLGNGPLADSMAYIAIDRSGKFLFSASYGGNKVALNPLFGNGVAGEPKQVIPTGLNAHAFLPSPDNRFAFATNLGSDQVLAFAFDAAAGTLTPSDPPAHKVPEKSGPRHFVFHPGGKFVYLLHELNGDVAAFTYEARSGAWDEIQRTTALPDGFSGKPWGADIHITPDGRFLYASERTTSTLTAYKVDGSSGKLTTIGSVPTEKQPRGFQVDPAGRYLAAVGELSDSMTVYAIDQGSGALAKLKSYPTGKKPNWVEFLNLP